From one Triticum urartu cultivar G1812 chromosome 3, Tu2.1, whole genome shotgun sequence genomic stretch:
- the LOC125545972 gene encoding putative disease resistance protein RGA1, whose amino-acid sequence MAVVGGLIARAVGNQVASKLGELVKDEIALLWGFCDNVEGLREKMEDLDALMRDADDRLRRGERDGEAVGRWLAKYKSVAYDIEDMLDNLDATMLIEKTQSKVKLFFSGNNQLLQRSTIAHGMKTVREKIDKIEMEGKALNLVRHQATAEGSRNNETFAACSTEGMKTGMVGRDIEKEKIISLLLTSEANSDISIIPILGLGGAGKSTLAEAVLADKRVTVFDAQIWVHVSEQFDLRTIGSRIIRRLSSTINLDKCDLQLIHDNLEKVLSTTRYLIVLDDLWEEDGDNLEELKRMLQYGCKGSRIIVTTRSQRVVKALSTGFLAKEHKICPVAESDQISLDVLSPGDCWEVMKRRALGPDDDQSDLQVIGREIAAKCVGLPLVANALAQVMFERRTIEAWENIRDTKVGLGLREEQQNKTLECLMLSYSYMKLEFKMCFTYLAVFPKGFVMDQRHLIQQWTALGYIQSHDDGERCINYLLGMSFLHISRSSSVGPGPVHAKTSQKLTMHDLVHDLATVITSTEFLVLDANATKPRGSNRASYCRHARLINYQNQTKIFKDLPTTSRSLHFSYSGKLQLPQMAFSRSKYIRVLDLSEHSVGRQYTSGNLDVNGSSVQGQSTSSNLVLPSSIHKSKLLRYLDATALPIKSLPKSFHTLRYMQTLILSKCSLETLADNICCLDKLSYLDLSCNVSLTELPDSLGKLSKLSFLNLLGCSMLQELPESIYELTCLQHLDMSECHAIKKLPDKFGALLKLIFLNLSGCSKITKLPDNLKLQSLEHMNLSNCHELQNLPKDFGNLQRLGFLSLSECYKVSVLPKSFCQLVHLKSLDLSDCHELMKLPECFGNLFELDSLNLTSCCKLQVLPESFCKLSKLRCLNLSYCMRLDKLPSLFGGLKLQSLDISCTMSLHKLPDSIADMTSLTRFEAVAGSSTMMDSVQKIKEHLIISGKINHIVQQIENKGCSSIVELADLTCYELRVQKLQNVKHPEDAERAKLRDKSDLRKLRLCWGSHGGKDKSVLEKLVPPRTLDYFHLKGYMSTDFPKWMSDISSYLPSLTYLRLFDLGRCDTLPPFGQLPNLRGICVKNIPNVKKIGKEFFGQGRKCIKLRSITLKSMENLAELWTTRSGDENEEFLIPNLHNLNVQNCPKLKFLPYPPRSMIWFLENIDEIIPEGGFGKLSSSALPFDMVINNCNFSPDNWDRLHHFPTIESLQVESCNGLRALPEVIRCFTSLKRLVLVSLKELESLPKWLGCLISLQRVLIKDCPKLTSLPESMKNLTALKELSLQGCKGWEILPEWIRLLTSLQIFEIINCPNLTSLPESMKGLSSLTKLYIKECQGLAVLPECLGQLITLQKLSIHHCPNLTSLPQSVQNLTVLKELYIWGCPILVERCQGEDAGLISQIPKVTLHL is encoded by the exons GTCAAGTTGTTCTTTTCTGGAAACAATCAACTCCTCCAACGGTCAACCATAGCCCACGGTATGAAAACCGTGAGGGAGAAAATAGACAAAATCGAAATGGAGGGCAAGGCACTTAATCTCGTGCGTCATCAGGCAACGGCCGAAGGGAGCAGAAACAATGAAACTTTTGCAGCTTGCAGTACGGAAGGCATGAAAACTGGAATGGTGGGGAGGGATATTGAGAAGGAGAAAATAATCAGCCTATTATTGACAAGTGAAGCTAATTCAGATATTTCTATCATTCCAATTCTTGGGCTTGGTGGTGCAGGAAAGTCAACATTGGCTGAAGCAGTTTTGGCAGATAAGAGGGTCACTGTCTTTGATGCCCAAATATGGGTTCACGTGTCTGAGCAGTTTGATTTGCGAACAATTGGGAGTAGAATCATCAGAAGGTTAAGTAGCACTATCAACCTTGACAAATGTGATCTGCAGCTTATTCATGATAATCTGGAAAAGGTACTTTCTACCACAAGATACTTGATTGTTCTAGATGATCTCTGGGAAGAAGATGGAGATAACCTGGAAGAGTTGAAGCGGATGTTGCAATATGGCTGCAAGGGTAGCAGGATTATAGTAACTACGCGAAGCCAAAGGGTAGTAAAAGCACTAAGTACTGGTTTTCTTGCAAAGGAACATAAAATCTGCCCTGTGGCTGAGTCTGACCAAATCAGTTTGGATGTTTTATCACCTGGTGACTGCTGGGAAGTAATGAAGCGAAGGGCACTTGGACCTGATGATGACCAAAGTGACTTGCAAGTTATTGGAAGAGAAATTGCAGCAAAGTGTGTGGGATTACCGCTCGTGGCAAATGCTCTTGCGCAAGTAATGTTTGAGCGAAGGACTATTGAGGCATGGGAAAATATAAGAGACACCAAAGTTGGCTTGGGTTTGAGAGAAGAACAGCAAAACAAGACATTAGAGTGTCTAATGCTTAGTTATAGCTACATGAAGCTTGAGTTTAAAATGTGTTTCACATATTTGGCAGTCTTCCCCAAGGGTTTTGTGATGGACCAACGCCATCTAATCCAGCAATGGACCGCTCTCGGATACATTCAGTCACATGATGATGGTGAAAGGTGTATCAACTATCTTCTTGGGATGTCATTTCTTCATATTTCAAGGTCATCCTCG GTTGGTCCAGGTCCAGTGCATGCCAAAACTTCTCAGAAGCTCACCATGCATGATTTGGTGCATGATCTTGCAACAGTAATTACTTCCACAGAATTCCTTGTTTTGGATGCCAATGCTACCAAACCAAGGGGCTCGAATAGAGCTAGTTATTGCCGGCATGCACGATTGATCAACTACCAGAATCAAACCAAAATTTTCAAAGATCTGCCAACCACATCAAGATCCCTCCATTTTAGTTATTCAGGCAAATTGCAGCTTCCCCAAATGGCATTTTCTCGATCCAAGTATATACGTGTGTTGGACTTAAGTGAACATTCAGTTGGAAGGCAATACACTTCAGGAAACTTAGACGTTAATGGAAGTTCAGTTCAGGGGCAATCCACTTCAAGCAACCTGGTACTGCCATCGTCCATTCATAAATCAAAGCTACTTAGGTACCTTGATGCCACAGCCTTGCCAATTAAATCTCTTCCAAAGTCTTTCCACACACTAAGATACATGCAAACTTTAATTCTATCCAAATGCTCACTTGAAACACTGGCTGACAATATCTGTTGCCTCGACAAGCTTTCCTATTTGGACCTATCTTGTAATGTCAGCCTTACTGAGCTCCCTGACTCACTCGGGAAGCTCTCAAAGCTCTCTTTCCTCAACTTATTGGGGTGTTCCATGCTCCAAGAGTTGCCTGAGTCCATATACGAGCTGACTTGTTTACAACACCTAGACATGTCCGAGTGTCATGCCATTAAAAAACTGCCTGATAAATTTGGTGCCCTTTTGAAACTCATATTCCTAAACTTGTCAGGTTGTTCCAAGATAACCAAACTACCTGATAATCTTAAACTTCAGTCTTTAGAGCATATGAACCTATCAAATTGCCATGAGCTACAAAACCTGCCAAAAGATTTTGGCAATCTTCAAAGGCTTGGGTTCTTGAGCCTTTCTGAGTGCTACAAGGTTTCAGTGCTGCCAAAATCATTTTGCCAGCTTGTTCATTTGAAATCCTTAGACCTTTCGGATTGCCATGAGCTCATGAAGCTTCCCGAATGTTTTGGTAACCTTTTTGAGCTTGATTCTTTGAACCTAACAAGTTGTTGTAAGCTGCAAGTACTGCCTGAATCATTCTGCAAGTTGTCTAAGCTGAGGTGTCTCAATTTGTCTTATTGTATGAGGCTTGATAAGCTCCCATCCTTGTTTGGTGGCCTTAAGCTTCAATCATTGGACATCTCTTGTACCATGTCTCTCCATAAATTGCCGGATAGCATTGCTGACATGACAAGTCTCACTCGATTTGAGGCCGTGGCAGGAAGTTCTACCATGATGGATAGTGTTCAGAAAATTAAAGAGCATCTTATTATTTCAGGAAAAATAAATCATATTGTGCAACAGATAGAAAATAAAGGATGCAGCAGTATAGTGGAACTTGCAGATTTGACTTGCTATGAGTTGCGTGTTCAAAAGCTTCAGAATGTCAAGCATCCAGAAGACGCGGAGAGAGCAAAGTTGCGTGACAAGTCAGATCTGAGAAAACTAAGACTTTGCTGGGGATCCCATGGAGGCAAGGATAAATCAGTGTTGGAGAAGCTGGTACCTCCCCGAACTCTAGATTATTTCCATCTAAAGGGGTATATGAGCACGGATTTCCCTAAATGGATGTCAGACATCTCTTCCTACCTCCCTTCTCTCACCTACCTCCGCCTTTTTGATTTAGGAAGATGTGATACTCTTCCTCCATTTGGGCAGCTGCCAAATTTAAGAGGCATATGTGTGAAAAACATTCCCAACGTCAAGAAAATAGGCAAGGAATTCTTTGGACAGGGCAGAAAGTGTATAAAATTAAGATCGATAACATTGAAGTCGATGGAGAACTTGGCTGAATTGTGGACAACAAGGTCAGGTGATGAAAATGAAGAGTTCTTAATTCCAAATTTGCACAATTTGAATGTTCAGAACTGCCCAAAATTGAAGTTTCTACCATATCCACCAAGAAGTATGATTTGGTTCTTGGAAAACATTGATGAGATTATTCCAGAAGGAGGATTTGGGAAGCTTTCATCTTCTGCGCTTCCTTTTGATATGGTAATAAATAACTGCAATTTTTCTCCAGACAATTGGGATAGACTTCATCATTTCCCCACCATTGAATCACTACAAGTTGAATCCTGCAACGGCTTGAGGGCATTGCCGGAGGTCATTAGATGCTTCACCTCTCTAAAAAGGCTAGTTTTGGTGTCATTGAAGGAATTGGAGTCACTACCGAAATGGTTGGGGTGCCTCATTTCCCTGCAACGCGTTCTCATCAAGGATTGTCCCAAGCTAACATCTCTTCCTGAAAGCATGAAGAACCTTACTGCTCTGAAAGAGCTAAGCCTGCAGGGGTGCAAAGGCTGGGAAATATTGCCGGAATGGATAAGGCTTCTCACTTCCCTACAAATTTTTGAAATCATCAATTGTCCCAACCTGACATCTTTGCCAGAAAGCATGAAGGGCCTTTCTTCTTTAACAAAGCTTTATATAAAGGAGTGCCAAGGACTAGCTGTGTTGCCAGAATGCCTTGGCCAGCTCATTACCCTGCAAAAACTTTCCATCCATCATTGCCCCAACCTGACATCTTTACCTCAAAGCGTACAAAACCTTACCGTCTTGAAGGAACTCTACATTTGGGGCTGTCCAATTCTGGTCGAGAGGTGCCAAGGGGAAGATGCTGGCCTTATTTCCCAGATCCCGAAAGTCACATTACATCTATGA